A window from Tenacibaculum singaporense encodes these proteins:
- a CDS encoding exodeoxyribonuclease III translates to MKIISYNVNGIRAALKKGFIDWLQAANPDVICIQETKAHKEQLDVTEFENAGYPYHYWFSAEKKGYSSVAIFCKEEPNHVEYGTGIESMDFEGRNLRVDFDEVSVMSMYLPSGTNSARLDYKFNYMDEILTYATELRKEIPNLVICGDYNICHEEIDIHNPKMKGVSGFLPEEREWLGKFINSGFIDSFRHLHPEKQEYSWWSYRANARANNKGWRIDYNMVTEPLKDKISRAYILPEAKHSDHCPIAVELDL, encoded by the coding sequence ATGAAAATAATCTCATACAACGTAAACGGAATTAGAGCAGCATTAAAAAAAGGGTTTATCGATTGGTTACAAGCAGCGAACCCTGATGTAATATGTATTCAAGAAACCAAAGCTCATAAAGAACAATTAGATGTAACTGAGTTTGAAAACGCTGGATATCCATACCATTATTGGTTTTCAGCAGAGAAAAAAGGGTATTCATCAGTAGCAATTTTTTGTAAAGAAGAACCAAACCATGTAGAGTATGGTACAGGAATAGAATCTATGGATTTTGAAGGAAGAAATCTTCGTGTAGATTTCGATGAGGTCTCTGTAATGAGTATGTATTTACCTTCAGGAACTAATAGTGCTCGATTAGACTATAAGTTCAACTACATGGATGAAATCTTAACCTATGCTACAGAGTTAAGAAAAGAAATTCCTAACTTGGTTATTTGTGGAGATTACAACATCTGTCATGAAGAAATAGATATTCACAACCCAAAAATGAAAGGAGTATCTGGGTTTTTACCAGAAGAGCGTGAATGGCTAGGGAAGTTTATCAATAGTGGATTTATTGATAGTTTTCGCCATTTACACCCAGAAAAACAAGAGTATTCTTGGTGGAGTTATCGAGCAAATGCAAGAGCAAATAACAAAGGTTGGCGTATTGATTATAACATGGTAACCGAACCATTAAAAGATAAAATTTCAAGAGCATATATTTTACCAGAAGCAAAACATTCTGATCATTGCCCAATTGCAGTTGAATTAGATTTATAA
- a CDS encoding lytic transglycosylase domain-containing protein — MKKLLTLLLFTTSIFAQQPVDSLFVAKDSIDVVVNDSINLAQNQELFSTEDLKMIDSLLIEEKFNSSLFDSIQYVINDKDILGNTTTILTTDLLKKRLQDLNVKTPFHLEYNPALEKVINSYLKYRKKYYPALMARAQYYFPMFEQYLDQYDIPLEMKYLAIVESALRPDARSWVGATGLWQFMYGTGVQFDLKVNSYVDERQDPVKSTKAACQYLSQLYKIFGDWDLALAAYNSGPGNVSKAIKRSGGYKNYWNIRPFLPRETAGYVPAFYATMYIFEYAEKHHIYPEAPKIFNFETDTVRVKRTISFDQISEKTGIDSDLLAFLNPSYKLDIIPYVKEKNYAVRLPRRNLMDFLEKEKEIYALANEDDAKREKPLPKYFEMDKRIRYRVRSGDYLGKIANKFGVRVSDIKRWNGLRTHHLKIGQRLSIYPKRMAVPKKVSKKKYKAPTGKHEVYVVKEGDSLWTISKKYPSVSVEEIKKWNNIWSVKSLKPGMKLKIFKS, encoded by the coding sequence ATGAAGAAATTACTAACACTACTACTTTTTACAACTTCAATTTTTGCACAACAACCTGTTGATAGCTTATTCGTAGCTAAAGACAGTATTGATGTCGTGGTAAATGACTCTATAAACTTAGCGCAAAACCAAGAGCTATTTTCTACAGAAGATTTAAAGATGATTGATAGCTTATTGATTGAAGAAAAATTTAATTCATCGTTGTTTGACAGTATTCAATATGTAATTAATGATAAAGATATTTTAGGAAATACAACCACAATTCTAACAACTGATTTATTAAAGAAAAGATTACAAGATTTAAATGTAAAAACGCCGTTTCATTTAGAGTATAATCCTGCGTTAGAAAAAGTAATAAACAGTTACTTAAAATACCGAAAAAAATACTACCCAGCATTAATGGCTCGTGCTCAATATTACTTTCCAATGTTTGAGCAATACTTAGATCAATACGACATTCCGTTAGAGATGAAATATTTGGCTATAGTTGAGTCAGCGTTAAGACCAGACGCTCGTTCTTGGGTAGGAGCTACAGGTTTATGGCAGTTTATGTATGGAACAGGTGTTCAGTTTGATTTGAAAGTAAATTCGTATGTAGATGAACGTCAAGATCCAGTAAAATCAACAAAAGCAGCTTGTCAATATTTAAGTCAACTATATAAAATTTTTGGTGATTGGGATTTAGCTTTAGCAGCATATAATTCAGGTCCAGGAAATGTATCAAAGGCAATAAAACGTTCTGGAGGATATAAAAATTATTGGAATATTCGCCCTTTTTTACCTCGTGAAACAGCAGGGTATGTACCAGCGTTTTATGCAACGATGTATATTTTTGAGTATGCAGAAAAGCACCATATTTACCCTGAAGCACCGAAAATCTTCAATTTTGAAACAGATACAGTTCGTGTAAAAAGAACCATTAGTTTTGATCAGATTTCAGAAAAAACAGGGATAGATTCTGATTTATTAGCGTTTCTAAACCCGTCGTATAAGCTAGATATTATTCCATATGTAAAAGAAAAAAATTATGCAGTTCGATTACCTCGAAGAAACTTAATGGACTTCTTAGAAAAGGAAAAAGAAATTTATGCCCTGGCAAATGAAGATGATGCTAAAAGAGAGAAACCATTACCAAAGTACTTCGAAATGGATAAACGTATTCGTTACAGAGTTCGAAGTGGAGATTATTTAGGTAAAATAGCTAATAAATTTGGAGTACGAGTAAGTGATATTAAACGTTGGAATGGTTTACGAACTCACCATTTAAAAATAGGTCAAAGATTAAGTATTTATCCTAAGAGAATGGCTGTTCCAAAAAAGGTTTCGAAGAAAAAATATAAAGCACCAACAGGTAAGCATGAGGTGTATGTTGTTAAAGAAGGAGATTCATTATGGACCATCTCAAAAAAGTACCCATCAGTTTCTGTTGAAGAAATTAAAAAATGGAACAATATTTGGAGTGTTAAGAGTTTGAAACCAGGAATGAAACTTAAAATATTTAAAAGCTAA
- a CDS encoding DUF4837 family protein, with amino-acid sequence MNKLIALFALIFITVSCKNKGGKSDYILPTSNGNTNKILVVIKGNDWEGKIGDEIRSVFGEHQVGLPQPETLLSVSQIDPVGFNGFMRHAKAVLILREGEKEKIEVEKNKYADPQILVYATAKSKGDLVDLIRNRGKEIIKLFKDEDVKFTQRIFKKEKLDESKFETIKNLGITLTIPERFRLVEDTGDFLWLRQHLKSGIARGDGTNNILIYSYPLEDESKVADNITRMRDTIGKKYIPGSKEGMHMITEQAYTPFTFDAEIDGKKAYETRGKWEVKNDFMAGPFINYSIIDKENNRVIVFEGFTYAPSVNKRDFIFELEAIAKSLKIK; translated from the coding sequence ATGAATAAACTAATAGCATTATTTGCCCTGATTTTTATAACAGTTTCGTGTAAAAATAAAGGAGGGAAGAGCGACTATATTTTACCAACATCAAATGGAAATACTAATAAAATATTGGTAGTAATCAAAGGAAATGATTGGGAGGGTAAAATTGGAGACGAAATTCGCTCTGTTTTTGGAGAACATCAAGTAGGTTTACCGCAACCTGAAACATTGCTTTCTGTGAGTCAGATAGACCCTGTTGGGTTTAATGGGTTTATGAGGCATGCAAAAGCAGTTTTAATTCTTAGAGAAGGAGAGAAAGAAAAAATTGAGGTAGAAAAAAATAAATATGCTGATCCTCAGATATTAGTTTATGCAACAGCCAAAAGCAAAGGAGATTTAGTAGATTTAATTCGTAACAGAGGAAAAGAAATAATTAAGTTATTTAAAGATGAAGATGTAAAGTTTACTCAGAGAATCTTTAAGAAAGAAAAACTAGATGAAAGTAAATTTGAAACAATTAAAAACTTAGGGATTACATTAACTATTCCTGAAAGATTTAGACTTGTTGAAGATACTGGAGACTTTTTATGGTTGCGTCAACACTTAAAAAGTGGAATTGCAAGAGGCGATGGAACGAATAATATTTTAATATACAGTTATCCGTTAGAAGATGAAAGTAAAGTAGCTGATAACATTACAAGAATGAGAGATACAATAGGTAAAAAATATATTCCAGGAAGTAAAGAAGGAATGCATATGATTACCGAACAAGCATATACGCCATTTACTTTTGATGCAGAAATAGATGGAAAAAAAGCTTATGAAACAAGAGGTAAGTGGGAAGTGAAGAATGATTTCATGGCAGGTCCATTTATTAATTACTCGATAATTGATAAAGAAAATAATCGCGTTATTGTTTTTGAAGGCTTTACCTATGCGCCATCAGTAAATAAAAGAGACTTTATTTTTGAGTTAGAAGCGATAGCAAAGTCGTTAAAAATCAAATAA
- a CDS encoding DUF1761 domain-containing protein, with protein MKFNFLITAIAALIPMVMGFIWYGPMLFKNAWMKEVGFTDESMKGSNMGLIFGLAYVFSFLLAFILQTLVIHQWGVQSTLMGEAGFMEQTGGAYAYFQEFMANFGDRFRTFKHGALHGTMIGLLIGLPILATQALFERKSVKYVAINAGYWIITLALMGGVICQWA; from the coding sequence ATGAAATTTAATTTTTTAATCACAGCAATTGCCGCATTAATACCTATGGTAATGGGTTTTATTTGGTATGGACCTATGCTTTTTAAGAATGCATGGATGAAAGAGGTCGGTTTTACCGATGAATCTATGAAGGGTTCAAATATGGGACTCATTTTTGGCTTAGCTTATGTATTTAGTTTTTTGTTAGCTTTTATTTTACAAACGTTAGTAATCCATCAATGGGGAGTACAATCAACCTTAATGGGAGAAGCAGGTTTTATGGAACAAACAGGAGGAGCCTATGCTTACTTTCAAGAATTTATGGCAAACTTTGGAGATCGATTTAGAACATTTAAACACGGAGCTCTTCACGGAACTATGATAGGTTTACTAATTGGTTTACCTATTTTAGCTACTCAAGCACTGTTTGAAAGAAAAAGCGTTAAATATGTAGCTATTAATGCTGGGTATTGGATTATTACGTTAGCCTTAATGGGAGGAGTTATTTGTCAATGGGCATAA
- a CDS encoding DUF5687 family protein: protein MIAHFLKLEWKQFFRSSYFGKSIALKIIMGFFALYMLVSFLMIGIGGYFFIKKEYPNTDPLFFVNGFLVFLLIGDLIFRYLMQKLPVLNIKPFLNLPVKKEKLVHFVLGKSALSFFNIMPLFFYVPFSIVLMGQGYNAMGVLGWLFLMIMLVLSANYVNFLINKNNYALGVMIAVLAILFLGNKYQLFNVNDVFAPVFQSVYNFPAMSLIGVVLLVGLYYVNFKLLREKAYLDDAIKSKEEVAKESDLSFVDRLGDVAPFIKNDIRQIWRNKRTKTVFFMSFIFLFYGAIFFGEETYREKMPAFLVFAAIFVTGGFTLNYGQFIPAWDSEYYNMLMSQNIRYRKFLESKWYLMVVMSGALYLLSIPYIYFYGLDIFLMITAGAIFNIGFNSLFLLFAGSFNRKRIDLNKSGFSNYQGTSATQFLIIIPIMGVPMFLFWIFNKFVSFNAGVLAIAIAGALALAFKNYFMNIIEKRYIKSKYASIHAFSQKS, encoded by the coding sequence ATGATTGCACATTTTTTAAAGTTAGAATGGAAGCAGTTTTTTCGCTCTTCTTATTTCGGAAAAAGTATTGCATTAAAAATTATCATGGGATTTTTTGCATTGTATATGCTAGTTTCATTTTTAATGATAGGAATAGGAGGATACTTTTTCATTAAAAAAGAATACCCAAATACAGATCCACTTTTTTTTGTTAATGGATTTCTTGTTTTTTTATTAATTGGAGATTTAATTTTTCGCTATTTAATGCAAAAATTACCAGTATTAAACATCAAGCCATTTCTAAACTTACCAGTAAAAAAAGAAAAACTTGTTCATTTTGTATTAGGAAAATCAGCTTTATCATTCTTCAATATAATGCCATTGTTTTTTTATGTGCCTTTTTCAATAGTGTTAATGGGGCAAGGATACAATGCCATGGGAGTTTTAGGGTGGTTGTTTTTAATGATTATGCTAGTATTAAGTGCTAACTATGTTAACTTTTTAATCAATAAAAACAATTATGCATTAGGAGTAATGATTGCTGTACTAGCGATATTGTTTTTGGGAAATAAATACCAGCTGTTTAACGTAAACGATGTGTTTGCTCCTGTTTTTCAATCGGTATATAACTTTCCTGCTATGTCATTAATAGGAGTGGTTTTGTTGGTAGGGCTATACTATGTAAACTTTAAACTCTTAAGAGAAAAAGCATATTTAGATGATGCTATAAAAAGTAAAGAAGAAGTAGCCAAGGAATCTGATTTATCTTTTGTTGATAGGTTGGGAGATGTAGCACCATTTATTAAAAACGATATTCGCCAAATTTGGAGGAATAAACGTACAAAAACAGTATTCTTTATGTCGTTTATATTTCTTTTTTACGGAGCTATCTTCTTTGGTGAAGAAACATATCGAGAGAAAATGCCAGCTTTCTTAGTATTTGCAGCAATTTTTGTAACGGGAGGTTTTACATTGAATTATGGACAGTTTATCCCAGCATGGGATAGTGAGTATTACAACATGCTTATGAGTCAGAATATTCGTTATCGAAAATTCTTAGAAAGCAAGTGGTATTTAATGGTTGTAATGTCAGGAGCATTGTACTTGTTAAGTATCCCTTATATTTATTTCTATGGATTAGATATTTTTTTAATGATAACCGCTGGGGCAATATTTAATATTGGATTTAATTCACTCTTTTTACTATTTGCAGGATCTTTTAACCGAAAACGTATTGACCTGAATAAAAGTGGGTTTTCAAACTATCAAGGTACGAGTGCAACACAATTTTTAATAATTATTCCAATAATGGGGGTTCCTATGTTTCTGTTTTGGATTTTCAACAAGTTTGTAAGTTTCAATGCAGGTGTTTTAGCAATTGCAATTGCTGGAGCTTTAGCCTTAGCATTCAAAAACTACTTTATGAACATTATAGAAAAAAGATATATTAAAAGTAAGTACGCATCAATACACGCATTCAGCCAAAAATCATAA
- a CDS encoding ABC transporter ATP-binding protein, translating to MIFIHNISKTYGSTQVLNLEELRIPSGQSFGLVGNNGAGKTTLFNLLLDLIRPTTGEIVNNEVIVNKSENWKTFTGSFIDETFLIGYLTPEEYFDFVGDLRGMNKADVKAFLAQFDEFFNDEILGKKKYLRSLSKGNQKKVGIVAAMMGNPQVVILDEPFANLDPTTQIRLKKIIKKLTENNDVTVLVSSHDLSHVTEVCERIVVLDKGNIVKDINTSQETLQELESYFSA from the coding sequence ATGATATTTATACATAATATTTCAAAAACATACGGAAGTACACAGGTTTTAAACCTAGAAGAGTTAAGAATACCCAGCGGACAATCTTTTGGGTTAGTAGGGAATAATGGAGCAGGAAAAACAACCTTGTTTAACTTGCTGTTAGATTTAATTAGACCTACAACAGGAGAGATTGTAAATAATGAAGTAATTGTAAACAAAAGTGAGAACTGGAAAACGTTCACAGGTTCGTTTATAGATGAAACTTTTTTAATAGGGTACTTAACACCTGAAGAATATTTTGATTTTGTTGGAGATTTACGTGGAATGAATAAAGCTGACGTAAAAGCTTTCTTAGCTCAATTTGATGAGTTTTTTAATGATGAAATTTTAGGAAAGAAAAAATACTTACGAAGCTTAAGTAAAGGAAACCAAAAAAAAGTAGGTATTGTAGCTGCAATGATGGGGAATCCGCAAGTGGTAATTTTAGATGAACCTTTTGCAAATTTAGACCCTACAACACAAATTCGACTTAAAAAAATAATCAAAAAACTAACAGAAAATAATGACGTAACTGTACTAGTTTCTAGTCACGATTTAAGTCACGTAACTGAGGTTTGTGAGCGTATCGTAGTATTAGATAAAGGAAATATTGTAAAGGACATAAATACATCACAAGAGACCTTACAAGAGTTGGAAAGCTATTTTTCTGCATAA
- the porW gene encoding type IX secretion system periplasmic lipoprotein PorW/SprE yields MKKGVKIIVFSVLAAIVYSCSVKKDAFLNRSYHAVTTKYNVLFNGEQAYLKGLEEIQEKHEDNFWKRLQIEPITFDESKLATKVLTPGTGFKADEEEEDKNLTPFEKAEEKAIKAVQTHSMNINGYERNSQIDDAYLLLGKSRYYTQRFIPALEAFNYVIVNYPKADLNYETKIWRAKTNIRLGNEKRAIETLLLLLDVLDEKEKINKSVKEQAYTAMAMAYEQTDTIQKMVDYLKLATKTHYNREQSARNMFVLGQVYSELDRKDSARMVFRKLSEFKRAPDKFRIRANIELAKNTPNDSTSILMLVRLRKLIKNSDNRKFLNELYYQAGVIQEGRNNPEAAAEYYKKSLQAKHNNNYQKTYAYERLANMAFEKEDYLLAGSYYDSVMQVVSKEFDQEKRIRRIRRKNKGLTTLRKYEETVKNNDSILSLVAMTPDERTSFFEAYIEKIKKEDEEKRQQILNAQNFGSGFGGGASINNSANKGKWYFYNTQALGFGRAEFQKIWGTRPLEDNWRLSDKSISVADNVSNDTDGDKVNKRYEISTYLDAIPTDENVISDLVKERNDALYQLGLIYKEQFTNETLAIKNLERLRKVSTDDKLELPISYHLYQIYKKQGEITKANEHKDIILQKYPETSFAKIILNPDKKLVEEKKEDEVLNKYKEIYYLYKENKFEEVVNEVDNFSATLKNSNLIPKFALLKALAIGKYQDKDTYKKALEFVAVSYATSEEGKKAKEIIEQLNKT; encoded by the coding sequence ATGAAAAAAGGGGTAAAGATAATAGTATTCAGTGTTTTAGCAGCTATCGTGTATTCGTGTAGCGTTAAAAAGGATGCTTTTTTAAATAGAAGTTACCATGCCGTTACTACTAAATACAATGTGCTTTTTAATGGAGAGCAAGCGTATTTAAAAGGACTTGAAGAAATTCAAGAAAAGCACGAAGACAATTTCTGGAAACGCTTACAAATAGAACCTATAACTTTTGATGAGAGTAAGTTAGCTACAAAAGTACTTACCCCAGGTACAGGGTTTAAAGCGGACGAAGAAGAAGAAGACAAAAATCTAACACCTTTTGAAAAAGCAGAAGAAAAAGCTATAAAAGCAGTTCAAACACACTCAATGAACATTAATGGCTATGAAAGGAACAGTCAGATAGATGATGCTTATTTATTATTAGGAAAATCAAGATACTACACTCAACGTTTCATTCCAGCTTTAGAAGCTTTTAATTACGTTATAGTTAATTACCCAAAAGCTGATTTAAACTATGAGACAAAAATTTGGAGAGCGAAAACGAATATTCGTTTAGGGAATGAGAAAAGAGCTATAGAGACATTGTTGCTGTTGTTAGATGTTTTAGATGAGAAAGAAAAAATAAATAAATCGGTTAAAGAGCAAGCTTACACTGCAATGGCAATGGCTTATGAACAAACAGATACCATCCAAAAAATGGTAGACTATTTAAAATTAGCCACTAAAACACATTATAATAGAGAACAATCTGCCAGAAATATGTTTGTGTTAGGTCAGGTTTATAGCGAATTAGACAGAAAAGACTCAGCAAGAATGGTGTTTCGAAAATTATCAGAATTTAAAAGAGCACCAGACAAGTTCCGTATTCGAGCAAATATAGAACTTGCTAAAAACACTCCAAATGATTCAACATCAATATTAATGTTGGTAAGGTTAAGGAAACTGATTAAGAATTCTGATAACCGTAAGTTTTTAAACGAGTTATACTACCAAGCCGGGGTAATTCAAGAAGGGAGAAATAACCCTGAAGCAGCAGCAGAATATTATAAAAAGTCTTTACAAGCGAAGCATAACAACAATTACCAAAAAACCTATGCTTATGAACGCTTAGCAAACATGGCTTTTGAAAAAGAGGACTATTTGTTAGCAGGTTCGTATTACGATAGTGTAATGCAAGTGGTTTCTAAAGAGTTTGATCAAGAAAAAAGAATCCGTAGAATTCGTAGAAAAAACAAAGGACTTACAACTTTAAGAAAGTACGAAGAAACCGTTAAAAATAACGATAGTATTCTTAGCTTGGTGGCTATGACCCCAGATGAAAGAACTTCTTTTTTTGAAGCGTATATTGAAAAAATTAAGAAAGAAGACGAGGAAAAAAGACAACAAATACTCAATGCTCAGAACTTTGGAAGTGGTTTTGGAGGTGGAGCATCTATAAATAATAGTGCAAATAAAGGGAAGTGGTACTTTTACAATACACAAGCATTAGGATTTGGAAGAGCAGAGTTTCAAAAAATATGGGGAACACGTCCACTAGAAGATAATTGGCGATTATCAGATAAATCTATTAGTGTTGCAGATAATGTGTCCAATGACACTGATGGTGACAAAGTAAATAAGAGATATGAGATTTCAACATATCTTGATGCTATACCTACTGATGAAAATGTAATTAGTGACTTAGTAAAAGAACGTAACGATGCATTATATCAGCTAGGGTTAATTTATAAAGAGCAGTTTACAAATGAAACATTAGCTATTAAGAACTTGGAGCGTTTAAGGAAAGTTAGCACAGATGATAAACTAGAGTTACCTATAAGCTATCACTTGTATCAGATATATAAAAAGCAAGGAGAAATAACTAAAGCAAATGAGCATAAGGATATTATTTTACAGAAGTATCCAGAAACAAGTTTTGCTAAAATAATTTTAAATCCTGATAAAAAACTTGTAGAAGAGAAAAAAGAAGATGAGGTTTTAAATAAATACAAAGAGATATACTATTTATATAAAGAAAACAAGTTTGAAGAGGTTGTTAATGAGGTAGATAATTTTTCAGCAACACTAAAAAATTCAAATTTAATCCCTAAATTTGCGCTCCTAAAAGCCTTGGCTATAGGTAAATATCAAGATAAAGATACTTATAAAAAAGCATTAGAGTTTGTTGCGGTTAGTTATGCAACTAGTGAAGAAGGTAAGAAAGCAAAAGAAATCATAGAACAATTAAATAAAACATAA
- a CDS encoding bactofilin family protein, whose translation MFGKESKKTGENKVAERNIIGKNTKITGEIISEGDFRIDGTLEGTIETNGRVIIGNTGLIKGKVECTNADVEGEFSGELFVSNTLTVKSSANITGDVVIGKLSVEPGAEFNATCAMKGAVKELNKNEQGLKEKTA comes from the coding sequence ATGTTTGGTAAAGAGAGTAAAAAAACAGGAGAAAACAAAGTTGCAGAGAGAAACATTATAGGAAAAAATACTAAAATAACAGGTGAAATTATTTCTGAAGGAGATTTTAGAATCGATGGAACTTTAGAAGGAACCATAGAAACTAATGGAAGAGTAATAATTGGTAACACTGGCCTTATTAAAGGAAAAGTAGAGTGTACTAATGCTGATGTAGAAGGAGAGTTTTCAGGTGAGTTGTTTGTATCAAACACATTAACAGTAAAATCTTCAGCAAACATCACAGGAGATGTAGTTATAGGAAAACTATCTGTAGAGCCAGGAGCTGAATTCAATGCTACTTGTGCCATGAAAGGAGCGGTAAAAGAATTAAATAAGAATGAGCAAGGACTCAAAGAAAAAACCGCTTAA
- a CDS encoding AtpZ/AtpI family protein yields the protein MSKDSKKKPLNKYIRFTGIALQMGLTIYLGSLLGEWLDQKYPNDNQLYVKICTLVAVFGAMLSVIIQVTNLTKNDD from the coding sequence ATGAGCAAGGACTCAAAGAAAAAACCGCTTAATAAATACATACGATTCACAGGAATCGCACTTCAAATGGGACTAACTATTTACCTAGGAAGTTTACTAGGTGAATGGTTAGACCAAAAATATCCAAACGACAACCAACTTTACGTAAAAATTTGTACACTTGTGGCAGTTTTCGGAGCTATGCTTTCGGTAATTATACAAGTAACCAATCTAACAAAAAACGATGATTAA
- a CDS encoding DUF6168 family protein, whose protein sequence is MIKRIIIFTIVVVVLAALGFFINNYFIENNAVSLSFSLLSVYAFNLIASLVIYTAIEIVISYLPNETGYLYLGLMLVKFGVFILLYQDSIFSETGLTKPEKVSILLPVLTFLLVEAIGVSKLLNNR, encoded by the coding sequence ATGATTAAACGTATTATAATTTTTACTATAGTTGTAGTTGTATTAGCTGCTTTAGGATTCTTTATTAATAATTACTTCATAGAAAATAATGCTGTAAGTTTATCTTTTTCTTTACTATCAGTGTACGCGTTTAACTTAATAGCCTCGTTAGTGATTTACACTGCTATAGAAATAGTTATAAGTTATTTACCTAACGAAACAGGGTACTTGTATCTTGGTTTAATGTTGGTAAAGTTTGGGGTGTTTATTTTGTTATATCAAGATTCTATATTTTCTGAAACAGGTTTAACTAAACCTGAAAAAGTTTCGATACTACTTCCTGTTCTTACTTTTTTATTGGTTGAAGCTATTGGTGTTTCAAAGTTATTGAATAATAGATAG
- the atpB gene encoding F0F1 ATP synthase subunit A has product MMIAKKPIYFLTVLAIVFSSFTAFAGGGDTSNGGQINTREQIDGYIKHHLADSHDFTLFSYTNDAGERKHVGFPLPVIVWTSQGLKTFMSSEFHHNDDGHVVVEKGGVKLVKIHSKIYELNEGETAVSFDEAHHATNASKVLDFSITKSVFGMLFAGLLMLLGFGSLAKSYKKGAIPTGVGRVLEPLVLYVRDEIARPNIGEKKYMKFMPYLLTVFFFIWILNLLGLTPFGFNVTGQIAVTVCLAVFTLVIYLTNGSKDFWAHTLWMPGVPVILRPILAVIELIGFLLIKPFSLLVRLFANITAGHFVVMSLIALMITLKKDFTVYGSTSISLLLALFITVIEILVAFLQAFIFTMLSSLFIGMAVEEHEHH; this is encoded by the coding sequence ATGATGATAGCAAAAAAACCTATCTATTTTTTAACGGTACTAGCAATAGTATTTAGTTCATTTACAGCATTCGCTGGAGGAGGTGATACTTCAAACGGAGGTCAGATTAATACACGAGAGCAAATTGATGGATATATTAAACATCACTTAGCAGATTCACATGATTTTACATTGTTTTCGTATACAAACGATGCAGGAGAACGTAAGCATGTTGGTTTTCCTTTGCCAGTAATTGTTTGGACGAGTCAAGGATTAAAAACTTTTATGTCTTCTGAATTTCACCATAACGACGACGGTCACGTTGTTGTAGAAAAAGGTGGTGTAAAACTTGTAAAAATTCACAGTAAAATATACGAGTTAAACGAAGGAGAAACAGCTGTCTCTTTTGATGAAGCTCACCACGCTACTAATGCAAGTAAAGTTTTAGATTTTTCTATTACTAAGAGTGTATTCGGTATGTTGTTCGCTGGTTTGTTAATGTTGTTAGGTTTTGGTTCGTTAGCTAAAAGTTATAAAAAAGGAGCAATTCCAACAGGAGTTGGTCGTGTGTTAGAGCCTTTAGTGCTTTACGTAAGAGATGAAATTGCAAGACCAAATATAGGTGAGAAAAAGTATATGAAGTTTATGCCTTACTTATTAACGGTATTCTTCTTTATTTGGATATTAAACTTATTAGGATTGACACCATTTGGATTTAACGTTACAGGACAAATTGCAGTTACTGTTTGTTTGGCTGTATTTACGTTAGTGATTTATTTAACAAATGGTAGTAAAGATTTCTGGGCGCATACATTATGGATGCCAGGTGTGCCAGTAATTTTAAGACCAATATTAGCAGTAATCGAATTAATAGGGTTTTTGTTAATTAAACCTTTCTCATTATTAGTGCGTTTATTTGCCAACATTACAGCGGGTCACTTCGTGGTAATGAGCTTAATAGCATTAATGATTACTCTTAAGAAAGATTTTACGGTATATGGGTCTACAAGTATTTCATTATTGTTAGCATTGTTTATTACAGTAATCGAAATTTTAGTAGCGTTCTTACAAGCATTTATTTTTACAATGTTATCGTCATTATTTATTGGTATGGCGGTTGAAGAACACGAACATCATTAA